Below is a genomic region from Sulfitobacter sp. OXR-159.
TTCGCCACTTTGACGATGAAGAAACCGGTTCAAGACCAAACAGCAGTTGCCACACTCCTAAGCGGCGTGCTGACTGCCTGGCTGCCCGCCCTTTTCCTGATGTACGGAGCTTGAACGTGACCCGCCAGCTAAGTGTCTTTATCAACGGTTTTGGGCGCATCGGCAGGACTTTGCTGCGCCAGATTTTACAAAATGAAAGCCAGTCCGCCGTCAAAGTCGTTGGCATCAACGATATCGCGCCACTCGAAACTTGCGCGTACCTGCTGCGCTACGACAGTGTTTTCGGCCCTTTGCCTCTCCCAGTAGAAACGGGGGATCGCCAGATGATAATTGGCGGTCGCCCCATCCCCTTTACCTGCGAACCGGACCTGCGCGCTTTGGATTTACGCGGTGTGGATGTTGTTTTGGAATGCACCGGGAAAGTCAGGGATAGAGATTTTGCAGAAGCAGGCATCGACGCTGGGGCGTCGAACATTCTAATCTCCGGCCCGTCCGAGGTCGCCGACAAGACGGTAGTCTTGGGCGCCAATGAACAAGAACTTGGCGATGCGCGGATCGTCTCCAATGCGTCTTGTACGACCAATGCGATCGCCCCCCTCCTCCGCACGATTGATCTAGGGCTCGGAATTTCCAGAGCACATATCACGACCATTCATTGCTACACCGGGAGCCAACCGACTGTTGACCAGCCCGGTGCCAGTCTTGAAAGAAGCCGTGCTGCTGCTGTCTCAATGGTTCCGACAACAACCAGCGCGCTTAATCAGATCTTTAACGTATTGCCAGAATTTCACGGACGCCTCAGTGTCAGCGCCGTCCGGGTTCCCTGCATCTCAGTATCCGCAATCGACGCGACGCTGCAAATCTTGGAAAAGCCCGAAGGTTCTTTTGTCGAGTTCTTGCGCGAAGCCTTTGCAGACTCGACCCTCATTGGCTTGACAGAAGACCCCTGTGTTTCGACCGATTTTCGGAGCCGCCCTGAATCTCTGGTGATCGCCCTTCCCGAAACGCAATCGATCGAACAGCGCCAGCTGCGCGTCTTTGGGTGGTACGACAACGAATGGGGCTTCTCTGCGCGCATGCTTGAAATGGCGGAACGTCTCGCGGCGAGAAGCCGGTGATCTGCCGGGAATGACGCACCTCTGAAAGGTTGAAGATATATTTCAGATGAGGGCCGCCTCTGTGAGCGATGTCTGAACCTTGGGCAAACCAGCGCTGGCGAGCTGCACGTTGGTACAGGTGCAGCTATCGTTGCGGCCTTTGGACGTGACATCGCCTAGTGTTTTGAAACCCCCATGTATCCTTTATCGGTTTGAGCCGTCCCCTTTA
It encodes:
- a CDS encoding type I glyceraldehyde-3-phosphate dehydrogenase — encoded protein: MTRQLSVFINGFGRIGRTLLRQILQNESQSAVKVVGINDIAPLETCAYLLRYDSVFGPLPLPVETGDRQMIIGGRPIPFTCEPDLRALDLRGVDVVLECTGKVRDRDFAEAGIDAGASNILISGPSEVADKTVVLGANEQELGDARIVSNASCTTNAIAPLLRTIDLGLGISRAHITTIHCYTGSQPTVDQPGASLERSRAAAVSMVPTTTSALNQIFNVLPEFHGRLSVSAVRVPCISVSAIDATLQILEKPEGSFVEFLREAFADSTLIGLTEDPCVSTDFRSRPESLVIALPETQSIEQRQLRVFGWYDNEWGFSARMLEMAERLAARSR